A single genomic interval of candidate division WOR-3 bacterium harbors:
- a CDS encoding AccI family restriction endonuclease has translation MKKTSISFDSLLGILAESIDFEFGTFEYIPWAEFLLNPRRLRGSDFLMRWSQGEWSESRLVEAVNYTRRYFALPYGPSGTAPSGDVRAYELYFERLAQAGLDSIKRPDLLVFRYSDAERVRRDVKRLGGNAGLPFIREQELAPLLERAVLAVECENSLWRSERMPDFGTELSPQKRLGGKPGLKKTAVVPTVIIKEEDRKRLVDWQQQHRIPIHVWHVFFDRAYGIAIDEAERLIKAGLIQPTTQVFQAPGGATTTKLIYKIYYHYAYELGRAVEEPIAEPRCLEDKNGHILPYVVFKGGRLKLSPAAIRVLDALAV, from the coding sequence ATGAAGAAAACCTCTATTTCTTTTGACTCTCTGCTCGGCATCCTGGCTGAGAGCATCGACTTCGAGTTCGGTACGTTTGAGTATATCCCATGGGCCGAGTTCTTGCTGAACCCTCGGCGGCTGCGCGGGAGCGACTTCCTGATGCGTTGGTCACAAGGAGAGTGGAGTGAATCCCGACTTGTCGAGGCGGTGAACTACACCAGGAGATACTTCGCGTTACCATACGGCCCGAGCGGAACGGCGCCATCGGGTGATGTGCGCGCCTACGAGTTGTACTTTGAGAGGCTAGCGCAGGCGGGTCTCGATAGTATCAAGCGCCCGGACCTGCTTGTCTTCAGATACTCAGACGCTGAGAGAGTAAGGAGAGACGTGAAGAGACTGGGCGGCAATGCCGGGCTTCCGTTCATTAGGGAACAGGAGCTCGCGCCGTTGCTGGAACGGGCCGTGTTGGCGGTGGAGTGTGAAAATAGTCTGTGGCGGTCCGAACGTATGCCTGACTTTGGCACCGAACTCTCTCCTCAGAAGCGCCTCGGCGGGAAGCCGGGGTTGAAGAAAACTGCGGTCGTCCCGACGGTAATCATCAAAGAGGAAGACCGGAAGCGGCTTGTCGACTGGCAGCAGCAGCATCGAATCCCGATACACGTGTGGCACGTCTTCTTTGACCGCGCGTATGGAATAGCGATTGATGAGGCAGAGCGTCTCATCAAAGCCGGCCTGATACAACCCACCACACAGGTTTTCCAGGCTCCAGGCGGTGCAACAACGACGAAGCTCATTTACAAGATATACTACCACTATGCCTACGAGCTCGGCCGCGCAGTTGAAGAGCCGATAGCGGAACCGCGGTGTCTTGAAGACAAGAACGGCCACATCCTGCCCTATGTTGTCTTCAAAGGGGGCAGACTGAAGTTGAGCCCGGCTGCGATAAGAGTGTTGGATGCCTTAGCGGTCTAG
- a CDS encoding N-6 DNA methylase, with product MAIAAGQRSRRWVQREALRNKGQFWTPSWVADAMASYVCASGDKVFDPAVGTGAFYEAVRRVAPARGDRLRFYGIDVDPDIVAEASVALRADGERCRLEQRDFILDPPEGPFSSIIANPPYIRHHRLTPELKDRLRSMSLRVSGIKLDGRAGLHVYFLIQALALLAKRGRLAFIMPADTCEGVFAPSLWRWITRTYRLDCVITFSPEATPFPEVDTNPVVFLIENAEPRERFIWVKCRVPGTNDLRRLVESDFNEHNSETLTMSRRYVTEGIKRGLSRDPTQMVVCSHTLGDFATAVRGIATGANDYFFLTEREALRRGLPADFLVPALGRTRDVRGDRVTNETMSELARAGRPTLLFSPDGRRMQDFPLPVKDYLKEGESSGLPRKPLIATRRPWYKMEKRRVPPFLFAYLGRRNARFIRNEAGIIPLTGFLCVYPRCNDAAFIERLWFILRHPDTLKNLPLVGKSYGSGALKVEPRALENLPIPDTVVEAAGFAKLLTRRDQVLFPELAVVARERPPAYKCDATHSRRAPDQAVSRKRGKPSTRNRKQERRK from the coding sequence ATGGCTATTGCCGCAGGACAGCGCTCCCGTCGCTGGGTCCAGCGAGAAGCTCTTAGAAACAAAGGGCAGTTCTGGACTCCGAGCTGGGTGGCAGATGCAATGGCATCTTATGTCTGTGCTTCAGGCGATAAGGTTTTCGACCCTGCGGTCGGGACTGGGGCATTCTACGAGGCAGTACGGCGAGTGGCTCCGGCCCGGGGCGACCGCCTGAGATTCTACGGCATAGACGTTGACCCTGACATTGTTGCCGAAGCTTCTGTCGCCCTGCGTGCTGACGGCGAACGGTGCCGGCTTGAACAGCGCGACTTCATTCTCGACCCGCCCGAAGGGCCGTTCAGCTCAATCATCGCCAACCCGCCCTACATCCGTCACCACAGACTGACCCCGGAACTCAAGGACCGGCTACGTTCCATGAGCCTGCGGGTGAGCGGCATCAAGCTGGACGGCCGAGCAGGGCTGCACGTTTACTTCCTAATCCAAGCCCTTGCCTTGCTCGCGAAGCGAGGACGGCTGGCGTTCATCATGCCAGCCGATACGTGTGAAGGCGTGTTTGCCCCAAGCCTGTGGCGCTGGATCACCCGTACGTACCGCCTGGACTGCGTGATTACGTTCTCGCCCGAAGCCACGCCGTTCCCGGAAGTGGACACAAACCCCGTGGTGTTCCTCATTGAGAATGCCGAACCAAGAGAACGCTTCATATGGGTGAAGTGCCGCGTGCCTGGCACGAACGACCTCAGGCGGCTTGTTGAATCAGACTTCAACGAGCACAACTCTGAAACACTGACGATGAGCAGACGTTACGTAACAGAAGGGATTAAGCGTGGTCTTTCCCGGGACCCGACACAAATGGTCGTCTGCTCTCATACGCTCGGTGATTTCGCCACGGCTGTGCGCGGCATAGCCACAGGGGCAAACGACTACTTCTTTCTCACCGAACGCGAAGCGCTGCGCCGAGGATTACCGGCTGACTTCCTTGTGCCGGCGCTAGGCAGGACCCGCGACGTCAGAGGCGATCGGGTAACCAATGAGACCATGTCGGAACTGGCCCGGGCCGGCAGGCCGACGTTGCTTTTCTCGCCCGATGGTCGTCGGATGCAGGACTTTCCGCTGCCAGTCAAGGACTACCTGAAAGAAGGTGAATCGTCCGGGCTGCCTAGAAAGCCGCTCATAGCTACCAGGCGACCGTGGTACAAGATGGAGAAACGGCGAGTGCCACCGTTTCTGTTTGCGTACCTAGGGCGACGGAACGCCCGGTTCATAAGAAACGAGGCGGGTATCATACCCCTCACAGGTTTCCTGTGCGTCTATCCTCGATGCAACGACGCAGCATTTATCGAGAGGCTATGGTTCATCCTGCGCCACCCGGATACTCTGAAGAACCTCCCTCTCGTGGGGAAATCGTACGGCTCGGGCGCTCTCAAGGTCGAGCCACGTGCGCTCGAGAACCTGCCCATCCCTGACACGGTCGTCGAGGCGGCAGGGTTCGCGAAGCTCCTGACTCGGCGGGACCAAGTCCTGTTTCCAGAACTGGCGGTCGTGGCCCGCGAAAGGCCGCCGGCATACAAGTGCGACGC